One stretch of Gadus chalcogrammus isolate NIFS_2021 chromosome 14, NIFS_Gcha_1.0, whole genome shotgun sequence DNA includes these proteins:
- the LOC130404092 gene encoding zinc-binding protein A33-like, producing the protein MAEENLPLKHFLTCSVCTEILKDPVSLGCHHSFCSSCLQDFWAQAENKNCPVCKRKSSKDVVVNFSIKELADSYARRQRSAPSDEAQVVCTEPSQRSAPSDEAQVVCTEPSQRSAPSDKAQVVCTEHLKDIKWFCKEEQRAVCHVCEFPHHQGHTVVPLEEPVQELKQQLTHDLTALQARRRRHQELEETYEAMVPHLKGQRVKTERRIRAEFEQLHRFLREEEEARVKALREEEEQKRKRILLERKTLQEQIRSLSEGLSAVEADLQKDGLSFLSASTRSRTSARALLSGSDPQLLPGALLDEAKHLGNLAHRVWEEMGQRTTFSPVTLDPNTASHSLSLSDDLTSVRVSDVTQKVPNNPERFTRYPNVLGSEGFSSGEHCWEVEVGDHPIWIIGVAKESVDRKGVCTASPDNGIWCLVHRSGKYAPGTGQTLTLKRTPERIRVQLDYDGGEVSFYDPEDMTLIYTYQDTFTGNIFPWFALGPAGEAQTKAVRVCGVSSRTKPCK; encoded by the coding sequence ATGGCAGAAGAAAACCTTCCTCTCAAACATTTCCTGACCTGCAGCGTGTGCACTGAGATCCTCAAGGACCCGGTGTCTCTGGGCTGTCACCACAGCTTCTGTTCCAGCTGTCTCCAGGACTTCTGGGCCCAAGCGGAGAACAAGAACTGTCCCGTCTGTAAGAGGAAATCCTCAAAGGATGTAGTCGTTAACTTTTCCATCAAGGAGCTCGCTGACTCCTACGCTAGAAGACAGAGGTCTGCCCCCTCTGATGAGGCCCAGGTGGTCTGCACTGAACCCTCCCAGAGGTCTGCCCCCTCTGATGAGGCCCAGGTGGTCTGCACTGAACCCTCCCAGAGGTCTGCCCCCTCTGATAAGGCCCAGGTGGTCTGCACTGAGCACTTAAAGGATATCAAGTGGTTctgtaaggaggagcagagagctgtGTGTCACGTGTGTGAGTTCCCTCACCACCAGGGTCACACAGTGGTTCCTCTAGAAGAACCAGTCCAGGAGCTGAAGCAGCAGCTGACACATGACCTCACGGCTCTacaggccaggaggaggagacaccaggagctggaggagacgtaTGAGGCCATGGTTCCTCACCTCAAGGGACAGCGGGTGAAGACCGAGAGGCGGATCAGAGCAGAGTTTGAACAGCTTCACCGGTtcctgagagaggaagaggaggccagagtgaaggccctgagagaggaagaggagcagaagaggaagaggatcctCCTGGAGAGGAAGACCCTTCAGGAGCAGATCCGGTCTCTCTCAGAGGGTCTCTCGGCTGTAGAAGCAGACCTGCAGAAGGACGGCCTGTCGTTCCTCAGCGCTTCCACGCGCTCCCGGACCAGCGCCAGAGCCCTGCTCTCCGGTTCTGATCCCCAGCTGCTTCCTGGAGCGCTGCTGGACGAGGCCAAACACCTGGGAAACCTGGCCCACCGAGTCTGGGAGGAGATGGGGCAGAGGACCACCTTCAGCCCCGTTACTCTGGACCCAAACACTgcatcacactcactctctctgtctgatgaTCTGACCAGCGTGAGAGTTAGCGATGTAACCCAGAAGGTTCCTAACAACCCAGAGAGGTTCACTAGGTACCCTAATGTTCTGGGCTCTGAGGGCTTCAGCTCAGGGGAACActgctgggaggtggaggtgggagacCATCCTATCTGGATAATAGGTGTTGCTAAAGAGTCAGTGGACAGGAAAGGAGTGTGTACTGCTTCACCAGATAATGGAATCTGGTGTTTAGTCCACCGCAGTGGAAAGTACGCTCCGGGTACTGGTCAAACCCTGACATTGAAGAGGACTCCAGAGAGGATCAGAGTCCAGCTGGACTATGATGGAGGGGAGGTGTCCTTCTACGACCCTGAAGACATGACTCTCATCTACACCTATCAAGACACTTTCACTGGCAACATCTTCCCTTGGTTTGCTCTTGGACCAGCAGGTGAAGCCCAGACCAAAGCTGTTAGAGTGTGTGGTGTCTCCTCACGCACTAAACCATGTAAATGA